AAAAGGATATTAATTTTTAAATTCACATATAAATCGTTCTAGACCTGGTACCCTCTCTCCCTTGCATTTTTATCTTGAAACTATAAAACTATAATTTATTAAATTCTACTGGTTTAATTTTAAATACATAAGGAGCATAATATGACGATTTTTGATAAACTAAAACTTAAAAAATATCAAAAGATGGCCGTTGTCAATCAACCAAGTGAGTATCATATCTTTACAGATGAACCGACTACTGTTTCTAAAGATCATGATGCGATTTTTATTTTTGTGGAAGCATTGGATGAGATGGTGATGCATATTCAATCCATTGTGAAAAATGAGCAGCTTTTGCTAGAGAACGGATATCTCTTTATTGCGTATCCGAAAAAAGGAAATAAACGATTTAAAACCTTTATCCATAGAGATGAAATGTTTCCTGCATTGAATGTGGGAGAGGATGGATATGTTGGCGATAGTGATATCAAATTTGCGCGCATGGTGAGTATGGATGATGTTTTTACTGTTGTTGGGTTAAAACGCGAGAAAAAGAAAATCAATAAATCTTCTTTAGCAGCAAGCCAGTGTGTTGCGGATTATGAAGATCATATCAAAGACGTTGAACGGTTACTAGCTAACCATCCAAATGAAAATATATTCTATCAAAAGTTAACACCAGGCTATCAAAAAGACTGGGCACGATATATTTACTCAGCTAAACAACAGCAGACACGCGATAAGCGTTATCTGCAGATGGTGGATATTCTTTCGCAAGGATATAAATCGATGGACTTATTCCGCCAGAAAAAGAAATAATCAACTGTAACATTTCCTGTAACCAATCTTTATTATTTGTTAAGTTTCAGTTGATTTCGTTTTTTCATCAAAATTATGAGATAGAATGGTAGTGAAATTAAGTGGGGAGGAAAAATAATTATGAAAAAATTGAGATTAATGATGTCTCTAGCCGTTACAGCTGTTACGATGTCCATTTCAACAATATCAGTTTTCGCAGAACCTGAGCCAAATGATTCAAATACTGTACCGCTTGCTAGAGCCCATGCGCACAACGACTATGAACATGAAAGACCGCTTTACGACGCACTCGACCATGGCTTTACTAGTGTTGAAGCTGATGTGTGGCTGGAAGATGGAAAATTGCTTGTTGCCCATGATGAGGTTGATGTAAAACCAGATCGAACGTTAAAGTCTTTATATTTAGAACCACTTAAACGTAAAATTACCCAGAACCAAGGGTCGGTTTACAAAGATTCGGATCAGGATTTCTTGCTATGGATTGATGTTAAATCAGAAGATGTAGCCACTTATAAAAAAATTCACGAGCAGCTCGCTGACTATCAAAAGATGCTGACGAAATTTTCAAAAGTTGGAGTAGACCAAAGATCTGTAACCGTTATTATTTCAGGAAATCGCCCTAGAGAATTGATGGAGAACCAAGTTGTTCGTTATGCAGCTTATGATGGCAGAATGAGTGATTTGGAAACAAATGCTCTAAATGATTTCATGCCGGTAATCAGCGATAACTGGACGAAACAGTTTACATGGCAAGGTATTGGTGAAATGCCTTCAGAAGAACGAGAAAAGCTGA
This genomic stretch from Fictibacillus marinisediminis harbors:
- a CDS encoding YdeI/OmpD-associated family protein, encoding MTIFDKLKLKKYQKMAVVNQPSEYHIFTDEPTTVSKDHDAIFIFVEALDEMVMHIQSIVKNEQLLLENGYLFIAYPKKGNKRFKTFIHRDEMFPALNVGEDGYVGDSDIKFARMVSMDDVFTVVGLKREKKKINKSSLAASQCVADYEDHIKDVERLLANHPNENIFYQKLTPGYQKDWARYIYSAKQQQTRDKRYLQMVDILSQGYKSMDLFRQKKK
- a CDS encoding phosphatidylinositol-specific phospholipase C/glycerophosphodiester phosphodiesterase family protein, yielding MSLAVTAVTMSISTISVFAEPEPNDSNTVPLARAHAHNDYEHERPLYDALDHGFTSVEADVWLEDGKLLVAHDEVDVKPDRTLKSLYLEPLKRKITQNQGSVYKDSDQDFLLWIDVKSEDVATYKKIHEQLADYQKMLTKFSKVGVDQRSVTVIISGNRPRELMENQVVRYAAYDGRMSDLETNALNDFMPVISDNWTKQFTWQGIGEMPSEEREKLKYIVKTAHNDGQMVRFWATPDLAAPNRKAVWDELMKADVDLINTDDLPGLQKYLLENDPNPTQQHIKW